CGGCCAGGGCGGTGCGGATCTGCTCCAGCGGCCGGGGCGGCACGAAGTCCTCGTCGACCAGCTCGGGCAGCGGAATGCCCTGCTGTGGCGCCGGGTCTGGAGCGGCTTCGGCGAATTCATCGGGCAGCAGCGCCAGGGCGATGTCCTCGGGCGCGTAGCGCTGGTCGCTCGCGTGCACCAGCTCCACCGGCGAGGTGGGCTGACCGGCGGCATCGATGTACCAGCAGCCCGGCAGCCTCATCACCCGCGAGGCGTCCTTGCAGTGGGGATCGCCCGCGGCATAGGCGATCAGCTCCGCCTGCAGCGGGGCCCACTCCTGCGGCGGGATGGGGCGATTCAGCAGCCAGTAGCAGTGGGCCGACCTGCCGCCGCTGAGCACGATCAGCGAAGGCTCAGGCAGGCCCAGCTCACGCCAGGCGTTCAGCTGCCAGTCGATCGGCCGGTCGTCCCACTCCACGAACAACGCCCGGCAGGCCGTGATCTCGCTCTTGCGGTCGCCGCCGTCGTTGATCACCAGGTAGATGCCCCGGCCTTCCCGCTGCCATTGCTCCGCCACCACCAGATCGAAGGGGCCTTTGCGGGCGCCGATCTGCCCCTTGGCTGGGTTGGCGCGGTGGGGAAAGGCGCGCAACCGAGCGCGGGCAGGGTCCTTGCCCAGCAGGGAGAGGAACTGCTGAGCGGCGCCGCGGTCGATGCAGGCCTGCGGGGAGGCGGCAACCGGTTCAGCGCTGGCCATGGAGCCCCTGGCGCTGCAGGGCCTGGGCGCTGATCAGCTGTTCGCGCTCCATCGCCTCGGCCACGATCAGGCGGATCACGGAGGAACGCGACAGCAGACCGCCGCGGGTGCGCCGATCCAGCCAGGCCTGCTGCTCGGGGGTGAACTGCACCGAGAGCGGGGTCATCAGCGGAGCCATGGGGGACTTCGATGAGCAGAACCAGCCTATCGACACTGACTCAGGCTCGCTAGGCTGAACAGATGAGATGAATGGCGATGGACGCTGGAGCAGCGGCGCAGAAAGCGCTGGCCAAGGTCGAGAAGCTGGTGGCGATGAGCGCCTCGCCCCACCTGGAGGAGGCGCGCACCAGCGCCTTCCTGGCCTGTCGCCTGATTCGCGAGCACGGGCTGCAGATCACCACCCATCGCCCTTCACCCGCCAAGCCACCTGTGGCGACGGGCGTGGAGCAGGGGCATGGCCCGGGAGCCTTTCGCCGCATCCGCGTGCGCCATCCCGGCCGCTGCCTGTGCTGCGGCAACCCGATCGCGCCAGGGGAGTGGGCGCTCTGGTGCCGTGGCAATGGCTTGCGTCACCCGCTCTGCTCCCCCTGAGCCGCTGCTGCGCCAGCGAGATCCAGCAGGCCTTGCTGGCCCTGCTGGCGGGGGAGGCCTTCCTGGCGGATCGGCCCTGGAGTGAGATCTGGTGGGGGCGCATGCGGCTCGATCTGGCAAGCGGCTGGCAGCTGGAGATCGCGATCGAGCGCGACCAGCTTGGGGCGCTGCTCTGGGCCCGGGCCCCCGATGGGCGCAACTGGGAGTTCGGCTGTCAGCGCGACGACTGGACCCTGGGACCCGACAGCCGCATCTTGGAGCCGGTGGCGCTGCTGCAGCCGGAGCAGCGCCACCAGCTGGAGCGCCTGCTGCGGGAGGCCATCTGCTGGCCAGCGCCGCTGTTCCCGCCTGATCAAGCCGTTTTCTATGGCCTGGTGGAGCCTGAGGTTCGGCGCGGCAAGGGCCGGCACTGGCGACAGCGGGCCCGGGCCCATGGCCGCTGCCATCACGGTGCTGCCAATTCCAATCGGCAGCAGAAGCCTTAGCCTTTCGCTAATGGCCAGAACCCAGTCCTGATGTCCTCTGAGTACCGGTACATCGAGGCCAAACAGCTCGAAGCCGGTCAGGAGTTCGGCCGGATGCTGAGGCGCTGGCGGGAGCTGAACAACTGGACCCAGTACACGGCCTACAAGTGGGCCAAGGAGGCCGGCTTTGAAGTGATGGCCCCGAGCACCTTGAGCGTGTTCGAGAACGGCAAGGCCCCCAAGCCCCGCCCGGAGAGCTTCTTTGCCCTCGCCGAGGTGAATCGCCGCCTGGCCGCTAGGGATTTCAGTGGCGTGCGCACCCGCGCTCTCAAGGACCTGATCAGCCAGGCCAAGCCCCTGGTGGATGACGAGCAGCGGGTGTGGGGGCCCGCGGAGTTCTGGAGCTGCCACCTGGGCCTACTGCCGGTGCCGACCGCCTACCAGGCGCCTGCGGTGCCGACCCAGCCCGAGGTGGATGCCGCAGAAGCGGCGAAGCTGAGCGAGCAGTGGCGCGGCCAGCTGGTACAGACCGCCAAGCAGCACGGTATCGGCGTGATGGAGGCCCTGAGTTCCGCCGCCAAGGTGGCGCCAGCCAAGCAGCGGCAGGCCTTTCAGGCGATGCTGGCCGGCTTTGAGCCGTACTCCGCCGAGCAGCTGCAGGGCATGTGGGACGGAGAGGCGTGGCTGCCGCAGCGCTGGCTGGAGGAATGGTCCGCCAAGACGGGCGCCAGCTGAAGCATGCACGAACAGGCTCGGAGTACGCCATGTCTTGCGTTGTGCAAGATACAGATTCGGATTAGCGAGCCGCTAATATCCGAGGCAAGCGGGCGCTGGTCCCGCAGTGCCTTCGATGACCACCACCCCTTGCGGGCGGATGGAGCCGACGCCAGGTCCCACCTCCGCCTTTGATCTCAACCAGGCCCTGTTGCAGAGCCGCGAGCAGGCCCGCGCCCAGTGGGCCGAGGGCCTGGCCCAGTTCCAGTCCCAGATGGCCGCCATCGCCGAGACCTCCATGCAGGAGGTCGTTCAGGCGGCGGCGGCTGCCTTTGCCCTGGGCTTCTCGTTCAGCGCCCAGAAGCTGATCAGCGAGGAGCACGAAGTGCTGCGGGTGACCCTGCGGCACCGCGGCGGCGCCGAGGAGTTCAGCGAGGCCCAGGCACCCCAGGAGGGCAGTGCGGCCTGGCACGCGCTGACCGCTTCCCTGTTGGCGGGCCTGCTGGGCATTCCAGTGGGCAACCCTCCTCGGACTATCGAGCCGGATCGGCCACGACCGCAGCCGCAGCCATCGGTGGCGGACACCGCGGGCGCCGGCAGTGCAGCCGCCGCCAACGCTGCGGATGACCCTGAGGCCGCAGGCGACGAGTGGGACACCGGCGCTCCGGATGGCCCCGAAGCCAGCGACTCCGGCCTGGAGCCCCTGACGGACGAGGAGATCGCCACCCTGCACAAGTTCCTCGGAGCCATGCCTCAGGAGGCGCGCAAGCGGTTCACGATCGAGTTCCGCCACCACTTCCAGGTGCCCAGGGAGGTGCGGACGATCAAGGACCGCATCACCCAGCGGCGCCACAAGGACTTCATCGACGTGTTCGAGCGTGAGCTGGCCGGGGGGACGCCATGAGCGTCTGCCGCCGCGCCTACGCCAGGCCCCAGCCGCCGTCGCAGCACGGCCGTCACTACCTGTGCGTCTGCGTGCACAGCGATGTCTACCGGCAGGTGCGGCAACTGTCGGCCGAGCACCAGCTGAGCCTCTCCGGCGCCGCCCATCACCTGCTGCGGCTGGGGGCCGGCCTGGAGCCCCTGCTTCCCCTGACCTCTTCCCCGTCCACTTGTTCGAGCAAGTCCCATGGCGATTGAACTCAACGACGGCAGCCGCATCGCGGCGCCGGTGATCCGTCAACAGCGCCTCGGTGAGGTGGCCGTTCTGTCGATCGTGCGGCCCGAGCAGCGCGACCGGTTGCGCAAGAACCTCACCAGCGGGGCGATGGAGCCGATCCCCAACGGCACCGACCGCCAGGGCCGACCCAAGGTCAAGCAGGAGATGGTCGTCCATGCGATCGCCATGCCCGGCACGACGATGGAGGCTCGCATCGGTGATGAGGGCGGCGTTCCGGCCCCGGGGGATCGGGTGCGGCTGATCCTCAAGGCCAAGGGCTTCGGCGACTGGATCGAGGCACGGCGTCAGCATCGCCGCGGCCGGCTGAATGTGGGGGATGTGCTGGTGCTCGAGACCCGCTGGGCCCAGCAGTACGACCAGGACGGCAACCCCAAGGGCCCCAAGATCGAAGACCAGGCCGCCGCCGACGCGGTGCCGCGCAACGTCACGATCGGCTTCTACGGCCCGCTGAGCATCCGCGAGGGGAGTGACCCGGCCTGGATCGAGGCAGCGGAGCAGGCCTACCGCTCGGATGAAGCCGCGGCCCGCCAGCAGCAGGCGATCCCGCTGGCGGATGGGGAGGACTACGGCGATGAGTTCGCCGATGAGGAGGTGCCGTTCTGATGAGCCACCATCCCCCCGCCCGTGTTGCGCCTCGCAGCAACCGGCCGCAACTGCCGGCGTTCTGCCGCACCCGGCGCCCCACCGCCACGGTCAGCGTCAGCAGCCTGGCCGCCCTGCAGCGCCTCGTGCTCCTGGTGCTCGTGTTTCAACTGAGCACGCTTCTGCTGGTGATCGCCGGGCCCGTGCCACCGGTCCTGACGCCCGGCCCTGCCTGGCGCCGATCCACAGCGGTGGCGGAGACCCCTTCAAGCCCAGATGCCCTGGTGAGGCCACAGCATTCCAGCGAGAAAACCCATGGACCAGCTCGCTGATCACCCCTGTGGGTTCGTGTCTGTCGCCTTCGAAGGGCATGGCATCCGCGTGTGCACCGATCATCGGGGCGATGCCTGGTTTGTCGCTGCCGATGTCTGCGCCGCGCTGGCGCTGCGCCAGGACCGAACGTTGGCGGTGCTCGCAGAGGACGAGTGCAGCATCCATTCCCGGGAGGGACCGGGCACCGTTCCCATCACCTTGACCCTGGTCAGCGAAGCGGGCCTGCTGCGGATCCTGCGGTTCGGGGATCGTCCAAAGGCGCGGCGGCTGCGGCGCTGGATCACCCAACAGGTGCTGCCCTGCCTGCATCGCCGCATCGACGCCTCAACCGCATCGGCGAAGAACCTTCAGACAGCCAGGCCCACGCAGATCGTGGTGGCGCTGCTGAACATTGCCGAGGCCATGGCCCGCCTGCCTGGGGTCAGATCCGCCGATGCCATGGCGGCGGCCCTGGCCGCCATCGAGGTGAATACGGGCCTGTCCACAACGGCGCTGCTGCAGGTCCTGCAGAACCGCCCGGAGCAGGTCTCCATCGGGGATGGCGACCGGACAGCAGATCCTCTGGCGTCCGGCCGTTGGCCCGATTCACCACCGCATTCGCATCGTTGCCCACCACCAACAACTTGAGCCATGACTGTCTCCACGACACGACGTCTGCTGCGCCTGCCGGAGGTGAAGCAGAAAGTGGGCCTGTCCCGCACCGCCATCTACCGGCTGATCGCGGAGGGCCAGTTCCCCAGGCAGGTCTGCATCGGGCCGCGCACGGTGGCCTGGTGTCAGGACGACCTGGAGGCCTGGATCGAGCAGCGGATCCAGGGTGCGCCTGAGCGGTCGGACCATTCCTGAGTGGCGATGCGGCAACAGCCGAACCGCCATCGGGGCGGATCAACGGTGCTCAGACGACCTGATCGAGCAGGTCGGCCCAGCGCTGCATCATCGCGACCCGTTGCGGCCAATACTCGGCGCGGTTGTAGGCGGCAGTGACCTTGTTCTTCTCGATGTGGGCAAGCTGGCGATCGACGATGCGCAGCTCGATGCCCAGCTGCTCCTGGATGTTGGTCATGGCCAGGGCGCGGAAGCCGTGGCCGCACATGCGCCCATCGAAGCCCATGCGCTTGAGGGCCATGTTCACGGTGTTGTTGCTGATGAATCCGGTGGCGGTGCGCTGACTCTGAAAGACGTAGCCGCTGGGACCGCTGATCGCGTGCTGGGCCTGGAGGATCGCCGCGGCCTGGCGTGAGAGGGGCACGAGGTGCTCACGGCGGTTGCCGCGCCGGCCCTTCATGCGCTCAGCCGGGATGGTCCAGAGGGCCTCCTCGAAGTCGAACTCCTCCCAGCGGGCGCCGATCAGCTCGCTGGTGCGCACGAAGGTCAGGGCCAGCAAGGCCATGGCGTTGAGCGTGCTGGCATCGGCGCCGATGGTGTTGGCGCGCATGGCCGCCAGCAGCTCGGGCAGCTCACTCCAGGCGATGCAGGGGTAGTGGCTGGTGGTCTGCTTGACCGGGGCATGGCGCTTGAGGGAGTGGGCCGGGTTGATGGTGCAGTGGCCGATGGCGACGGCGTAATCGAGCACCTGACTGATCACGCCCAGGGAGCGTTTGGCGGTTTCGTGGGAGCCCCGCTGCTCGATGGAGCGCAGCACGACCAGGCAGTCCTGGGCGGTGATGGCAGCGATGGCCATGCCGCCGATGGCGGGAAGGATGTCCTTGTTGAGCTTTTTGAGGACGTCATCGCTGTGGCGCTCGGTCCAGGTGCCGGCCGTCTTGGTGGCGTGCCAGTCGAGGGCCACGGCCTCAAAGGTGAGCTGGGCATGCTTGCCCCAGCGGTGATCCTTGCTGCGTTTCTTGGCATCACAGGGATTGATTCCGTCCTCATAGAGCAGACGTTTCTGCTCATCTCGGATGTCGCGGGCGGCCTTGAGCGAAATCCTTGGATAGGGGCCGATGCGCAAATCCTGCCGTCGTCCGTCCTTGGTGGGCGGGAAGCGGTGCCGCCAGAGCCAGTACTTGCCACCGGCGGGATCGACCTCCAGGAGCAGCCCAGCGCCGTCCGAGACCCGGTAGCGCCGAGATCGCTGTGGCAGAGCGCGAACTTCCTTGTCGGTTAGAGCCAAGACCCCATTTACACCACCACCCCAGTTTTACACCACCACTTACACCACCACAATTGTTTGCTTGCCTGGGTTTTGACGGGATGCCATGGGACGCCCAAACAGCAGAAAACCCACTGCAGGGCAGTGGGTCTCGGGAATCAGTGGGACGTCACGGGAACCCCGGGAATCACCGTTTTGAGCTCTGAAACGGAGAGGGTGGGATTCGAACCCACGGAAGGTTGCCCTTCAAACGATTTCGAGTCGTTCGCTTTCGACCACTCAGCCACCTCTCCAGGTGGGACCCCACTGGGCCGCAGGCACTCTAAAGACCGGTCAGCCCCACCCCTGCTGCAGCGATCCGCTGGCCCCCGTGGTCGCCCAGCCCGGGGGCAGCCGCCCGCCCACGGCATCTCCAGCACCGGCCTCGCCGCCCCCGGGCTGGCCGCCACTGAGCCACACGGCCTGGCCGTTGCCGGCGGGCAGGGTCCGCCGCTCGGCGCGGCGCGGCGGAAAGCCGAGCCAGACACCCTCACCCGCCGGCGCTGATCCCTCCCCGGCCAGCTGCTGCCAGGCCCACAGGGCCTGGCGGTCGGGCAGCAACAGCCAGCGGCGGGATCCCACCAAGAGGCGCACGCCCCGGCTGTCGCCGCTGAGCGCTTCAGCCACCAGGCCGGGGCTGCCCAGCCACTGCCCCTGCCGGAGGGGTGGACTGCCGTCCTCGCTCGCCAGCACCAGGCCCGCCTGCGCCTGCCAGCAGGCCGGCTCCGCGGCAGGCAGCGGATCCAGCAGCAGCACCCAGTCGAAGCGCGCCACGCCGAACCCCGTGGCCAGCTGGCGCGCCTGCGAGCAGCTCAGCCCATCCGCCTGGGCACTCACCAGGGCGGCCCGGCCCTGATGGCGGGCCAGCAGCAGATCGCGGCTGCCCTGATGCACCAGCAGCAGCTGGTCTCCCCGCAGCAGGGCGACGTGCCCCAGCGCCACCAGCACCAGCAGAGCCAGCGCCAGCCGCCGCCAGCCCCGCGCCAGCCGCGGCAGACCGAGCCCCAGCAGCCCGAGGGCCAGCAGCAGCACCAGCAGGGGAGTGGGCCGCCCCAGCTGCCACTGGGCCAGCGGCCATGCGGCCACCGCCTTCACGATGGCCAGCACCAGGCCGGCCAGCCAGGCCACCGGCGGCAGCAGCAGGGGGAGCAGCCCGGGCAGCAGCACCGCCAGCAGCGCCAGGGCCATGGCCCCGAGGGTGAGCGGGGTGAGCAGGGGCGCCACCAGCAGATTGGCCGGCACGGCATAGAGCGGCACCACGCCGAAGTGGAACAGCTGCAGCGGCAGGGTCCAGAGGGAGGCCGCCAGGGGCACCGCCATCGAGGCCGCCAGCCAGGCCGGGCAGCGCCGCGGCAGCCGGCGGCGCAGGGCCTGCTCCAGGGGAGGGGCCGCCACCACCAGGGCCGCGGTGGCCACCACGCTCAGCTGGAAGCCCACATCGGCCAGCCAGGCCGGCTGCAGCAGCAGCAACAGCAGGGCACTGGCCATCAGGATGCCGAACGGGCGCCCCTGCTGCCCGCACTCCAGCACCGCCAGCGCCAGCCCGCCCATCAGCACGGCCCGCAGCACCGAGGGCTGGGGCCCGGCCAGCAGCACGAACAGGGCCATGGCCCCCAGGGCCAGGGCCAGCCGCGGCCAGCGGGGCAGGCGGCGGCCCAGGGGCAGCACCGCCCCCAGCAGCACGCTCAGGTGGAAGCCGGAGGCGGCCAGGGCATGGGAGAGGCCCGCCGCCCGGAACGCCTGCCGCACCGTGTCCGGCAACGGCACCCGGGCACTGCCGAGCACCAGGGCCGCCAGCACGCCACCGCGCTCGGACCCGGCACCCGCCACCAGCCGCTGGGCCAGGGCCCGGCGCAGATCCGCCACCGGGGTGGCGGGCCTGCTGAGCACGACCAGCTCCTCCACCTGGAGCTGGGTGGCGGCACCGGCGCGGCGCAGCCGTTCCGCCGGTCCGGCCAGGAGCGGATGGGGAGCCGGCTGGGGCTGGCGCAGCCGGCCCCGCGCCTCCAGGCGCCAGCCCTCCTGCAGGGGCTCGCAGGCGGGCAGCCGCAGCTCGGTGCGTCCCACCGGCAGCTGCAGCAGGGCCCGGCACTGACCGCCGCCCGCCGGCAGGGCATCGCTGAGGGCCCGGCCCCGCAGCGTCACCACCGCCCCGGGGGCGCCGGCGCGGCCATTCAGACTCCAGACGGGGTCTGCCGCAGCGGGCGGAGACGGCAGGGCCACCACCCACAGGGCCCGCACCACCACCAGGGCGAGCAGGGCGCCCCACACGAGCCGGCGGAGCCAGGGCCCCCTCCCCGGCGGGGGAGAGCCCTGAAGCACAGGGGTGGCCGGCATGGCGGGTGGAGGGAGGTGCCTGCAGCGTTGCCACGGCGCCGGAGGGCGCGCCGCACCGCATGCAGCCCTATCCCGGCAACTGGAGCAGCAGCTCACACAGCTGGGCACTGGGCAGGTCCTGGCCCAGCCAGGGCTCCACCAGGGCCGCCAGGGGCCGCAGCCGGCAGGGCCAGATCCGCCGTTCGCTCAGCCGCCCCAGCTGAAAGCTCCCCAGCAGCAGCACCAGCAGCAGCAGGCGCAGCCGCAGCGGCTTCATGCGGCCGCCAGGGCGGGGCTGGCGGCCGGCGCCGCGCCTTGCAGCAGCGGGAAGCCGAGGGCCTCCCGCTCCGCCAGCCAGGCCTCCGCCACCTGGCGGGCCAGGGCGCGGATGCGGCCGATCGTGGCGGTGCGTTCCGTCACCGAGATCACCCCGCGCGCCTCCAGCAGGTTGAAGGTGTGGCTGCACTTGAGCACGAAGTCGAGCGCCGGCGCCGGCAGGCCGCGGGCCACCAGATCGGCGGCCTCCGCCTCGTAGAGGGCGAACAGCTGCTGCAGCCGCTCGGGGCTGGAGGCCTCGAAGTTGTAGGTGCACTGCCCCTTCTCGAAGGGCAGCCAGATGTCGCCGTAGCTGCGGCTGCCGTTCCAG
This portion of the Cyanobium sp. NIES-981 genome encodes:
- a CDS encoding helix-turn-helix transcriptional regulator; translated protein: MSSEYRYIEAKQLEAGQEFGRMLRRWRELNNWTQYTAYKWAKEAGFEVMAPSTLSVFENGKAPKPRPESFFALAEVNRRLAARDFSGVRTRALKDLISQAKPLVDDEQRVWGPAEFWSCHLGLLPVPTAYQAPAVPTQPEVDAAEAAKLSEQWRGQLVQTAKQHGIGVMEALSSAAKVAPAKQRQAFQAMLAGFEPYSAEQLQGMWDGEAWLPQRWLEEWSAKTGAS
- a CDS encoding Bro-N domain-containing protein, giving the protein MDQLADHPCGFVSVAFEGHGIRVCTDHRGDAWFVAADVCAALALRQDRTLAVLAEDECSIHSREGPGTVPITLTLVSEAGLLRILRFGDRPKARRLRRWITQQVLPCLHRRIDASTASAKNLQTARPTQIVVALLNIAEAMARLPGVRSADAMAAALAAIEVNTGLSTTALLQVLQNRPEQVSIGDGDRTADPLASGRWPDSPPHSHRCPPPTT
- a CDS encoding AlpA family transcriptional regulator, whose amino-acid sequence is MTVSTTRRLLRLPEVKQKVGLSRTAIYRLIAEGQFPRQVCIGPRTVAWCQDDLEAWIEQRIQGAPERSDHS
- a CDS encoding integrase arm-type DNA-binding domain-containing protein translates to MALTDKEVRALPQRSRRYRVSDGAGLLLEVDPAGGKYWLWRHRFPPTKDGRRQDLRIGPYPRISLKAARDIRDEQKRLLYEDGINPCDAKKRSKDHRWGKHAQLTFEAVALDWHATKTAGTWTERHSDDVLKKLNKDILPAIGGMAIAAITAQDCLVVLRSIEQRGSHETAKRSLGVISQVLDYAVAIGHCTINPAHSLKRHAPVKQTTSHYPCIAWSELPELLAAMRANTIGADASTLNAMALLALTFVRTSELIGARWEEFDFEEALWTIPAERMKGRRGNRREHLVPLSRQAAAILQAQHAISGPSGYVFQSQRTATGFISNNTVNMALKRMGFDGRMCGHGFRALAMTNIQEQLGIELRIVDRQLAHIEKNKVTAAYNRAEYWPQRVAMMQRWADLLDQVV
- a CDS encoding ComEC/Rec2 family competence protein, which translates into the protein MPATPVLQGSPPPGRGPWLRRLVWGALLALVVVRALWVVALPSPPAAADPVWSLNGRAGAPGAVVTLRGRALSDALPAGGGQCRALLQLPVGRTELRLPACEPLQEGWRLEARGRLRQPQPAPHPLLAGPAERLRRAGAATQLQVEELVVLSRPATPVADLRRALAQRLVAGAGSERGGVLAALVLGSARVPLPDTVRQAFRAAGLSHALAASGFHLSVLLGAVLPLGRRLPRWPRLALALGAMALFVLLAGPQPSVLRAVLMGGLALAVLECGQQGRPFGILMASALLLLLLQPAWLADVGFQLSVVATAALVVAAPPLEQALRRRLPRRCPAWLAASMAVPLAASLWTLPLQLFHFGVVPLYAVPANLLVAPLLTPLTLGAMALALLAVLLPGLLPLLLPPVAWLAGLVLAIVKAVAAWPLAQWQLGRPTPLLVLLLALGLLGLGLPRLARGWRRLALALLVLVALGHVALLRGDQLLLVHQGSRDLLLARHQGRAALVSAQADGLSCSQARQLATGFGVARFDWVLLLDPLPAAEPACWQAQAGLVLASEDGSPPLRQGQWLGSPGLVAEALSGDSRGVRLLVGSRRWLLLPDRQALWAWQQLAGEGSAPAGEGVWLGFPPRRAERRTLPAGNGQAVWLSGGQPGGGEAGAGDAVGGRLPPGWATTGASGSLQQGWG